Proteins encoded by one window of Tunturibacter psychrotolerans:
- a CDS encoding MgtC/SapB family protein, translating to MIANHFSWHSAVVSSLGQTTFGRLLSALTLGACVGAERQWRQRAAGLRTNTLVCFGAAAFVDLGVTIAPGTTQVIAYVVSGVGFLGAGAIMKDGGNVRGLNTAATLWCSAAVGAYAGAGKVFEAAFVAALLIAINSVLRPLSRFIDRRSLAVVETHSLYRLRLVCDMEHQVEAEYELTRAIAETSLVLRKTHAERVEDTDHSIIQVILESPTHDANVLNALAAEMRAYPWTESVEWTETGGEAE from the coding sequence GTGATAGCAAATCATTTTTCCTGGCACTCTGCGGTGGTGAGCTCCCTGGGGCAAACGACTTTTGGGCGGCTCCTGTCGGCGTTGACTCTTGGCGCTTGTGTGGGTGCTGAGCGACAGTGGAGACAGCGCGCGGCAGGATTGCGTACCAATACATTGGTCTGTTTTGGGGCGGCGGCTTTCGTAGATCTAGGAGTGACGATTGCGCCGGGAACGACGCAGGTGATCGCATACGTGGTATCTGGCGTAGGGTTTCTCGGCGCGGGCGCCATCATGAAAGACGGTGGGAATGTGCGCGGGTTGAACACAGCCGCGACACTGTGGTGCTCTGCGGCTGTGGGAGCGTATGCCGGTGCAGGAAAGGTGTTCGAAGCCGCGTTTGTAGCGGCTTTGTTGATTGCGATCAATTCGGTGCTGCGTCCGCTGTCGCGGTTTATCGATCGACGTTCTCTGGCGGTGGTGGAGACGCATTCGCTTTACCGATTGAGGCTTGTCTGCGATATGGAACATCAGGTGGAGGCGGAGTATGAGTTGACTCGCGCGATCGCTGAAACTTCCCTGGTGTTGCGAAAGACGCACGCTGAGAGGGTGGAAGATACGGACCACTCGATTATCCAGGTGATTTTGGAGTCGCCTACGCACGATGCCAATGTCTTGAATGCGTTGGCGGCGGAGATGCGGGCGTATCCGTGGACGGAGTCTGTGGAATGGACTGAGACTGGAGGCGAGGCGGAATAG
- a CDS encoding YXWGXW repeat-containing protein, translating to MRTKPSIRNLLLGFLLAVISSTAFAQIGISVSFGPPALPVYTQPLCPGDGYIWTPGYWAWDADYGDYYWVPGTWVLAPEVGYLWTPGWWGWGGSGFLFHQGYWGSQVGFYGGISYGFGYFGNGYEGGRWDGGHFFYNRTVNNINVTNIHNTYNTTIVHNTTVINRVSYNGGNGGIEARATSQEEAAERERHIAPVAAQEQHLQAARSNPQLRASTNQGKPPIAATARPGEFSGHDVVAAHEAGAPYHSDNRPDPNTRPNAVSQPANFNHASEVQPHQSPGSPNTGNPKLDQKYQQQQDKLIAKQNQEHQQLQQRQDAEHQRATQQAANDERKQQMEQQHQQQTQQMEQRHTAQQQQLQQRQPENHGAENHGGEHPR from the coding sequence ATGCGCACAAAACCATCCATTCGAAATCTTTTACTCGGCTTCCTGTTAGCAGTCATCTCCTCGACTGCCTTCGCTCAGATCGGCATCTCCGTCTCCTTCGGACCACCCGCACTCCCCGTCTACACGCAGCCCCTCTGCCCAGGCGACGGCTACATCTGGACCCCCGGCTACTGGGCCTGGGACGCCGACTACGGCGACTACTACTGGGTCCCAGGCACCTGGGTTCTCGCTCCCGAGGTCGGCTATCTTTGGACCCCCGGCTGGTGGGGTTGGGGCGGCAGCGGATTCCTCTTCCATCAGGGCTACTGGGGCTCGCAGGTCGGCTTCTACGGCGGAATCAGCTACGGCTTCGGCTACTTCGGCAACGGCTACGAGGGAGGCCGATGGGACGGTGGACACTTCTTCTATAACCGCACCGTCAACAACATAAACGTCACCAACATTCACAACACCTACAACACCACCATCGTCCACAACACCACTGTCATTAACCGCGTCAGCTACAACGGCGGCAACGGCGGCATCGAAGCACGTGCCACCTCACAAGAAGAAGCCGCAGAGCGCGAACGCCACATCGCACCCGTCGCCGCTCAGGAGCAACACCTCCAGGCAGCGCGTTCGAACCCACAGCTCCGCGCTTCAACCAATCAGGGCAAGCCTCCAATCGCCGCAACCGCGAGACCCGGCGAGTTTAGCGGCCACGACGTAGTCGCCGCTCACGAAGCAGGTGCACCCTATCATTCAGACAATCGTCCCGACCCAAACACTCGCCCAAACGCAGTATCTCAACCGGCGAACTTTAACCACGCAAGCGAGGTGCAACCGCACCAGTCGCCCGGGTCGCCCAACACCGGAAACCCCAAACTCGATCAGAAGTATCAGCAACAGCAAGACAAGCTGATCGCAAAACAAAACCAGGAGCACCAGCAGCTTCAGCAAAGACAAGACGCTGAGCATCAGCGAGCTACGCAGCAGGCTGCAAACGACGAGCGAAAACAGCAGATGGAGCAACAGCACCAACAGCAGACTCAGCAAATGGAACAGCGGCACACCGCGCAACAGCAACAGCTGCAACAACGCCAGCCAGAGAACCACGGCGCAGAGAACCACGGCGGGGAACATCCACGATAA
- a CDS encoding GlsB/YeaQ/YmgE family stress response membrane protein — translation MFIIWWIIVGLIAGFLTGKLMKGSGYGAIGDIVIGIIGAVVGGFIMQKLGFAGSGGLIYTVIVAIIGAVLLTLLLRLVTGNKARNL, via the coding sequence ATGTTCATCATTTGGTGGATCATCGTAGGCCTCATCGCTGGCTTCCTCACCGGCAAGCTCATGAAGGGCAGCGGTTACGGCGCAATCGGAGATATAGTCATCGGCATCATTGGAGCCGTCGTTGGCGGCTTTATCATGCAGAAACTTGGCTTTGCCGGTTCCGGTGGCCTCATCTACACCGTCATCGTAGCCATCATCGGAGCAGTCCTTCTTACCTTGCTCCTGCGCCTGGTAACCGGAAACAAAGCTCGAAACCTCTAA
- a CDS encoding class II fructose-bisphosphate aldolase encodes MHLLRDVLAQAQKNGVAVGHFNVSDLVLLKAVFAAAQKLNVPVIVGASEGEREFLGTRQLGALVRSIREESDFPIFLNADHTHSLAKAIEAAKAGFDSIVFDLSALPFEENVRQTKEAVETLKAINPAILIEGEIGDIGTGSEIHDKAPDLTRGLTSPEQAKQYVDATGIDILAPAVGNMHGMLKSMIHGETTKHLDIPRIAEIKKAVKTFITLHGGSATNDADFRKAIAAGINIIHINTELRVAWRRGLEEGLAKNPDEVVPYKILPSAVESVKQVVLSRLSLFNNLTH; translated from the coding sequence ATGCACTTATTGAGAGATGTCTTAGCGCAAGCTCAGAAAAACGGAGTAGCAGTCGGTCACTTCAACGTCTCCGACTTGGTTCTGTTGAAGGCGGTCTTCGCTGCCGCGCAAAAACTGAACGTTCCCGTCATCGTCGGAGCTTCAGAAGGCGAACGCGAGTTTTTAGGAACGCGTCAGCTCGGCGCTCTCGTGCGTAGCATCCGCGAGGAGTCCGACTTCCCGATCTTCCTCAACGCAGATCACACCCACTCGCTTGCGAAAGCCATCGAAGCAGCCAAAGCCGGCTTCGACTCCATCGTCTTCGACCTCTCCGCTCTGCCGTTCGAAGAAAATGTCCGCCAAACCAAAGAAGCCGTCGAAACCCTCAAAGCGATCAACCCCGCCATCCTCATCGAAGGCGAGATCGGCGACATCGGCACCGGCTCCGAGATACACGACAAAGCCCCCGACCTGACCCGCGGCCTCACCTCTCCCGAACAGGCAAAACAATACGTCGACGCCACCGGAATCGACATCCTCGCCCCTGCCGTAGGCAACATGCACGGCATGCTCAAGAGCATGATCCACGGCGAAACAACCAAGCACCTCGACATTCCAAGAATTGCCGAGATCAAAAAGGCCGTCAAAACCTTCATCACCCTCCACGGCGGATCGGCAACCAACGATGCAGACTTCCGCAAGGCAATCGCCGCCGGCATCAACATCATCCACATCAACACCGAGCTCCGCGTTGCATGGCGCCGTGGCCTCGAAGAAGGCCTAGCCAAAAACCCGGACGAAGTCGTCCCCTACAAAATCCTGCCCTCGGCAGTCGAATCAGTGAAACAGGTAGTCCTCTCTCGTTTGAGCCTGTTCAATAACCTGACTCACTAA
- a CDS encoding redoxin domain-containing protein, with amino-acid sequence MRRPLFTICVLASAFLYRGIGQAQKMQATYGYYLNGEPVGSLAPSGASAVVLFFAASDCPISNRYVPEMRRIEEEFAARGVVLWFVYPNFGTTADAVKQHEAAYGAENHVLLDPDHQLVTLAHAKVTPESAVLVPDRRGGGTFRAVYEGRVDDRYLSLGQERSKATQHDLERAISDVLEGRVVEQPNGPAVGCGIIGRP; translated from the coding sequence ATGCGGCGCCCTTTGTTTACGATCTGTGTGTTGGCTTCTGCGTTCCTCTATAGGGGGATCGGTCAGGCACAGAAAATGCAGGCGACCTATGGATACTACCTGAACGGAGAACCTGTCGGGAGCCTTGCTCCGTCCGGTGCTTCCGCCGTTGTTCTTTTTTTTGCTGCGTCCGACTGTCCGATCTCTAATCGCTACGTGCCAGAGATGCGACGCATTGAAGAGGAATTTGCGGCTCGGGGTGTGGTGCTCTGGTTTGTGTATCCAAATTTTGGAACGACTGCAGATGCTGTGAAGCAGCATGAAGCAGCTTATGGCGCTGAAAATCACGTGCTTCTTGATCCGGATCATCAACTCGTTACTCTTGCTCACGCGAAAGTCACGCCTGAGTCGGCGGTTCTTGTTCCGGATCGGCGCGGTGGGGGCACTTTTCGTGCAGTGTATGAGGGACGCGTTGATGATCGCTATCTTAGTCTTGGGCAGGAACGGTCTAAGGCGACTCAGCATGATCTGGAAAGGGCCATCTCCGACGTTCTCGAGGGTCGTGTGGTGGAGCAGCCAAACGGACCTGCGGTGGGCTGCGGAATCATAGGACGTCCATGA
- a CDS encoding YceI family protein → MRLSILSLAAIVLLPLPSRAQVPVFKTTPEGSAIKFYVKASVALVGKFDKWDASLTFSSSDVTTAVLDIKIAAATVNTGSGVKDGKLKSKDFFNVEQDPTIEFRSTKVVQTSPNSFDIMGNFSIRGVSRPETLKLTVTGKGTGAGVIKGAMAFDRKDYGMTSGIPFVKIADRVEVDVDLKVQQVSGPRLVYKE, encoded by the coding sequence ATGCGACTATCTATTCTCAGTCTTGCAGCAATCGTCTTGCTGCCGTTGCCAAGCCGGGCACAGGTTCCTGTCTTCAAAACGACTCCAGAGGGCAGTGCGATCAAATTTTATGTTAAGGCCTCAGTCGCTCTCGTCGGAAAATTCGACAAGTGGGATGCCAGTCTGACGTTTAGCTCTTCGGATGTAACGACAGCTGTTCTGGATATCAAGATTGCCGCAGCTACAGTGAACACTGGAAGCGGTGTAAAGGACGGCAAGCTGAAGAGTAAGGATTTTTTCAACGTCGAGCAGGATCCGACGATCGAATTCCGGTCAACGAAGGTCGTGCAGACTAGCCCGAACTCTTTTGACATCATGGGGAATTTCTCCATTCGGGGTGTCTCCCGACCTGAGACGTTGAAACTGACGGTTACGGGCAAGGGCACTGGCGCGGGCGTTATCAAAGGTGCAATGGCGTTCGATCGCAAGGATTATGGCATGACGAGCGGGATCCCGTTTGTGAAGATCGCCGACCGCGTTGAGGTCGATGTGGATCTGAAAGTACAGCAGGTTAGCGGGCCCCGGCTGGTCTACAAAGAATAA
- a CDS encoding tetratricopeptide repeat protein: MDKLPQNGFSALKAILIGSIALSTFGSSQEPSAALRKADAAYRAGQAALAQKDLSAAQADFEQVVQLAPQAEQGHSALGAVLVNRGHVKEGIRELERALAIKSTDSTAQMNLAMAYEQIGASEKAVVLFSKLEADSRLQKYALPSYVLEGYARSLAANRQLGSAIAKMKAALATDSQNAELHDELGSLYAQEKEWSHAQEEFATAIHLNPDLAAAHLHLGLAMRARGEGDAMPEMMEAARIAPRNATIGLELGKTLVADGKDEQAIPIFEHVLQLEPGSIQASYQLALALQRSNQVQEAIALLKEVVAAEPSNAEAMTNLGMALSQAQQAKDAVPVLQRSIALAPESVTAHQNLAAAYVQLSQFGDAVAELHQALKLAPDAPQLHYDLGLALKMQDDAAGAIPELETAQRLDPSAAEAPYLLGVLNLQTGRYEDAAREMNISLKLRPENGDGWATLGSVYEKLNKLPEATSALYEAIRQLPNQPDPHLTLATVLTKQNQPGEAAAERKKAAELMRGNMNRQRAEVATNAGNSALRGGDVEGSITQFHDALSYDPNYVEAHLGLAAALEKQGKTAEAAAERHKAQALKTTGTP; this comes from the coding sequence ATGGATAAACTTCCGCAAAACGGGTTCTCTGCTTTGAAGGCGATATTGATTGGTTCGATCGCTCTTTCGACCTTTGGATCCTCGCAAGAACCTTCGGCTGCATTAAGAAAAGCAGATGCGGCGTATCGTGCGGGGCAGGCCGCTTTGGCTCAGAAAGATCTGAGCGCGGCGCAGGCTGACTTTGAGCAGGTGGTGCAGTTGGCTCCTCAAGCTGAGCAGGGACATAGCGCGCTTGGTGCAGTGCTGGTAAATCGCGGACATGTGAAGGAAGGTATTCGCGAACTTGAAAGAGCGCTCGCGATCAAGAGCACTGACAGCACCGCGCAGATGAACCTCGCGATGGCTTATGAACAGATTGGTGCGTCCGAGAAGGCAGTAGTTTTGTTCTCAAAACTGGAGGCGGACTCACGCTTACAGAAGTATGCACTTCCTTCTTATGTGCTGGAAGGGTACGCTCGCTCGCTTGCGGCGAATCGACAGCTCGGTTCGGCAATAGCGAAGATGAAAGCTGCGCTCGCGACAGATTCGCAGAATGCAGAGTTGCATGATGAGCTGGGATCGCTTTATGCGCAGGAGAAGGAATGGAGTCATGCACAAGAGGAGTTTGCGACCGCGATTCACTTGAATCCGGATTTAGCAGCCGCACATTTACATCTTGGTTTGGCGATGCGGGCCCGAGGAGAAGGGGACGCGATGCCGGAAATGATGGAAGCAGCACGAATAGCTCCACGGAATGCGACGATCGGGTTGGAGCTCGGTAAAACGCTTGTGGCGGATGGAAAGGACGAGCAGGCGATTCCGATCTTCGAACATGTGTTGCAGCTGGAGCCAGGGTCGATCCAGGCATCGTATCAACTCGCTCTCGCATTGCAACGATCGAACCAAGTGCAAGAAGCGATTGCATTATTGAAGGAAGTAGTAGCCGCCGAACCGAGCAACGCTGAAGCTATGACGAATCTTGGAATGGCGCTCAGTCAGGCACAACAGGCTAAAGATGCGGTCCCAGTGCTGCAACGCTCCATTGCTCTGGCCCCGGAGAGCGTGACGGCGCATCAGAATCTTGCAGCCGCTTATGTGCAGTTGAGTCAATTTGGCGACGCAGTGGCGGAACTGCATCAGGCACTCAAGCTGGCGCCAGATGCGCCTCAGCTGCATTATGACCTCGGCCTTGCGCTCAAGATGCAGGATGATGCGGCGGGCGCTATACCAGAGTTAGAGACGGCCCAGAGGCTTGACCCGTCGGCGGCCGAGGCTCCCTATCTCCTTGGCGTCCTGAACCTGCAGACGGGACGGTATGAGGATGCGGCGCGTGAGATGAATATTTCCCTGAAGCTTCGTCCTGAGAACGGAGATGGATGGGCGACGCTGGGGAGCGTATACGAGAAACTGAACAAGCTGCCTGAAGCTACTTCGGCGCTGTATGAGGCTATCCGTCAACTCCCTAATCAGCCTGACCCGCATCTGACGCTCGCAACAGTGTTGACGAAACAGAATCAGCCCGGCGAGGCAGCTGCAGAACGAAAGAAAGCTGCCGAGCTTATGCGGGGCAATATGAACCGTCAGCGTGCGGAGGTCGCTACCAATGCCGGGAACTCTGCGCTGCGCGGTGGCGATGTAGAAGGGTCCATCACGCAATTTCATGATGCATTGAGTTATGACCCGAACTATGTGGAGGCGCATCTCGGCCTTGCAGCAGCGCTGGAAAAGCAGGGCAAGACCGCGGAGGCAGCTGCGGAGCGCCACAAGGCTCAGGCTTTGAAGACAACCGGAACTCCCTAG
- a CDS encoding DUF3617 domain-containing protein, protein MNPRRPSRHLTLCTASLFLIGVSALPGQLADIPIKPGLWNTQVVAKIGLNDNDNEPIVSQACFTAGTTISSYLAAMTKSAPNVQCTISNKVQTGNHIAFDTTCTSPNATSKSHSDFQLADSEHFTGSSHSTVVGTSHDHPINMEMSKTFTAKFLSSNCGDVKPLTNQSIPQK, encoded by the coding sequence ATGAACCCTCGGAGACCCTCCCGCCACCTCACCCTTTGCACCGCATCCCTCTTCCTCATCGGTGTCTCAGCTTTGCCTGGCCAACTCGCCGACATCCCCATCAAACCGGGACTCTGGAATACTCAGGTCGTCGCAAAGATCGGCCTCAATGACAATGACAACGAACCCATCGTGAGCCAGGCCTGCTTCACCGCCGGAACCACCATCAGCAGTTATCTCGCCGCCATGACCAAGTCCGCGCCTAACGTCCAGTGCACCATCTCCAACAAGGTCCAGACCGGCAACCACATCGCCTTCGACACCACCTGCACCAGCCCCAACGCCACCTCAAAGTCTCACTCCGACTTCCAGCTCGCCGACTCCGAACACTTCACCGGCTCGAGCCACTCCACAGTCGTCGGCACCTCCCACGACCATCCCATCAACATGGAGATGAGCAAAACCTTCACCGCAAAGTTTCTCTCCTCCAACTGCGGCGACGTCAAACCCCTTACCAACCAATCCATCCCCCAGAAATAA
- a CDS encoding CRTAC1 family protein has protein sequence MKRQFTELNRRKFIRSLSRTALVLPFADILALAWPLQQQTPPPAKGIGPQERSYDAKPAPPPPGQKSPIEDTPLGLSFLDVAKEAGLTTKTIYGGEAKNKYLLETTGCGLAFYDYDNDGWLDLFLVNGWRLEGFPVGQEPRCHLFKNNRDGTFTDVTAGSGLEHKTGWGQACCVGDYNNDGNDDLFVTYYGQNALYRNNGNGTFSDVTQQAGLIQPGPKVRWNTGCTFVDYNRDGHLDLFVANYVDFDLKTAPLPEDGPCTYKGMLVACGPPGLPGGRNILYHNNGDGTFSDVSEKSGMWTAVGTYGLSVAASDLDNDGWPDIYVANDSAPATLYLNQKDGTFRDIAIEAGAALSAEAKPQAGMGVSIGDYSHSGNLDIVKTNFAGDTDSLYTNMGDATFEDHTYPSGLGENTRLLGWGVGFFDMDNDGWLDILMSNGHVYPEVDKSKADLKYAEHKYLYRNLRNGRFQDVTNKGGPGILEDVPARGCAFGDYDNDGDLDIVVNCINAAPQLLRCDSTLNRNWIKIKLVGVKSNRSGIGSRVIVTAVTTPDAAKPSRQVDELRSGGSYFSQNDMRLHFGLDQAKKVDSVEIRWLSGQVDVLKDLEVNQLYVVQEGGKILKAGPLKAGKRKT, from the coding sequence TTGAAAAGACAATTCACTGAGTTGAACCGTCGTAAATTTATCCGATCTCTCAGCCGCACCGCACTGGTGCTTCCGTTCGCGGATATTCTGGCGCTGGCTTGGCCGCTGCAGCAGCAGACTCCGCCACCTGCCAAGGGTATAGGCCCGCAGGAACGCAGCTACGATGCAAAGCCCGCACCTCCGCCGCCCGGACAGAAGTCTCCAATAGAGGACACGCCGCTGGGATTGAGTTTCCTTGATGTCGCGAAGGAAGCTGGCCTTACGACTAAGACCATCTATGGGGGGGAAGCAAAGAATAAGTATCTATTGGAGACTACTGGCTGCGGGCTGGCTTTTTATGACTACGACAATGACGGTTGGCTTGATCTGTTCCTCGTGAACGGATGGCGCCTGGAGGGTTTTCCTGTGGGACAGGAGCCCCGGTGCCATCTGTTCAAAAATAATCGAGATGGAACGTTCACAGACGTAACTGCCGGCTCCGGCCTGGAGCATAAGACGGGCTGGGGGCAAGCCTGCTGCGTTGGTGACTATAACAACGACGGTAATGATGATTTGTTTGTGACGTACTACGGGCAGAACGCCCTGTATCGCAATAACGGCAACGGAACCTTTTCCGACGTGACACAACAGGCGGGTCTTATTCAGCCTGGACCGAAGGTGCGCTGGAATACAGGATGTACGTTTGTCGACTACAACCGTGATGGACACCTCGATCTATTTGTTGCCAATTATGTCGATTTCGACTTGAAGACCGCACCCTTGCCGGAGGACGGTCCGTGTACTTATAAGGGAATGCTTGTGGCGTGCGGCCCTCCGGGTCTGCCTGGCGGCCGGAACATTCTTTATCACAACAATGGCGATGGAACCTTCAGTGATGTCAGCGAGAAGTCCGGAATGTGGACTGCCGTAGGAACCTATGGGCTTAGTGTTGCAGCGTCAGATCTGGACAATGATGGTTGGCCCGATATCTATGTCGCGAATGATTCTGCACCGGCCACGCTCTACCTGAACCAAAAGGACGGAACCTTTCGCGATATCGCGATCGAAGCCGGAGCGGCATTGTCGGCCGAGGCCAAACCGCAGGCAGGGATGGGCGTTTCGATTGGAGATTACAGCCATAGCGGCAACCTTGACATCGTGAAGACGAATTTTGCAGGTGACACGGATTCGCTTTACACGAACATGGGGGATGCGACGTTCGAAGACCATACCTATCCAAGTGGTCTGGGGGAAAATACACGACTCCTCGGGTGGGGAGTTGGCTTCTTTGACATGGATAATGATGGGTGGCTCGATATTCTGATGTCGAATGGCCATGTTTATCCTGAGGTGGACAAGTCGAAGGCCGATCTAAAGTACGCGGAACATAAGTATCTTTATCGGAATTTGCGCAACGGCCGTTTTCAAGATGTCACGAATAAAGGCGGCCCTGGGATTCTGGAGGATGTACCTGCACGCGGCTGTGCGTTTGGCGACTACGATAACGACGGGGATTTGGACATCGTGGTCAACTGCATAAATGCAGCGCCTCAGCTTTTGCGTTGCGACTCGACCCTGAATAGAAACTGGATCAAAATTAAACTGGTTGGAGTGAAGTCTAATCGTTCAGGGATAGGAAGCCGAGTGATTGTAACTGCCGTAACAACGCCTGATGCTGCTAAGCCTTCGAGACAGGTTGACGAGCTACGAAGCGGGGGAAGTTATTTCTCGCAAAACGATATGCGACTGCACTTCGGGCTGGACCAGGCGAAAAAAGTGGATTCGGTGGAGATAAGGTGGCTCAGTGGGCAGGTAGATGTACTGAAGGATCTTGAGGTCAACCAACTCTATGTCGTTCAGGAAGGTGGGAAGATCTTGAAAGCGGGCCCACTCAAAGCTGGAAAACGAAAAACTTAG
- a CDS encoding tetratricopeptide repeat protein codes for MTFPGAKQSSAALLCAGIFLALWAKPTSVRVQAATTPITFSRQVAPILYKQCSSCHHPGGSGPFSLLSYTDAKRWGTQIVTVTQSRYMPPWLPEPGFGNFADSRRLSAEDIALLKEWVEGGMPEGDSREAPKAPVFSEEWQLGTPDLVLKVTSPMQVPASGTDLFRNFILPVPITETKYVRAMEIKPGAAQVVHHANMLIDRTASLRRQHPDDWKEGVPGMELTVDSGDSFDPDSHFLFWKPDSPALVEPSGMPWRLDPGNDLILNMHLKPTGKIETLQATVGLYFADKPATAHPMLLQLEHDGAIDIPAGDEAFVIEDELKLPVDVDVLGVYPHAHYLGKRLEGYAILPDGEKKWLVLIRDWDIDRQSVYRFKLPVFLPKNTVLHMRYTYDNSKGNVRNPNDPPIRVKGGNRSVDEMGHLWLQVLPRPLPHTEEDPRVLLEQAWMQNNLRKDPKDHTALYNLASADMISGDYRPAVDLYRRILTVTPTDVRSLIALGTALDGTGDWQQARGEYDRALTIDPQSADARFDLAHLEAKHENYVAAEQEYRRLLAENPNDAVAHNELGGVLVTVARTAEARQEFEAAIAIAPNFDALYNLAGIEADNNELPSAAGLLERALKLRDDADAHQLLGNIYAQSGRLADALDQFKAVQTLRPKEAVPHRQLAQLYSQMGQLRDAISEQNAAIRMEPKNADDWNNLGVLHARNGEAVLARKDFEHALMLDPQHAAARANLARL; via the coding sequence ATGACCTTCCCTGGCGCGAAACAGTCTTCGGCGGCACTCCTATGTGCGGGTATATTTCTTGCGCTTTGGGCAAAGCCGACCTCTGTCCGTGTTCAGGCTGCGACGACACCGATTACTTTTAGCCGGCAAGTTGCGCCCATCTTATATAAGCAATGCAGCAGCTGCCATCATCCTGGCGGCTCTGGCCCTTTCAGTCTGCTTTCCTATACCGATGCGAAGCGATGGGGAACACAGATTGTGACCGTTACTCAAAGCCGTTACATGCCTCCCTGGTTACCCGAACCAGGCTTCGGTAATTTTGCCGATAGCCGTCGACTCTCTGCAGAGGATATCGCTTTGCTCAAGGAGTGGGTGGAGGGTGGTATGCCTGAGGGAGATTCCCGAGAGGCGCCGAAAGCACCAGTCTTTTCGGAGGAATGGCAACTTGGGACTCCCGATCTCGTTTTGAAAGTGACTTCGCCCATGCAGGTTCCCGCGTCCGGAACGGATCTCTTTCGCAACTTTATTCTGCCTGTGCCCATCACGGAGACCAAGTATGTTCGAGCGATGGAGATCAAGCCTGGCGCCGCACAAGTGGTGCATCACGCGAATATGCTGATCGATCGCACTGCCTCGTTGCGTCGTCAACATCCGGACGACTGGAAGGAAGGAGTTCCTGGTATGGAGCTCACGGTCGATTCTGGCGACTCTTTCGATCCCGATAGTCACTTTCTCTTTTGGAAGCCGGACTCTCCGGCTCTTGTCGAGCCGAGCGGTATGCCCTGGCGGCTTGATCCAGGTAATGACCTGATTCTGAATATGCATCTTAAGCCCACTGGCAAGATAGAGACTTTGCAAGCCACGGTTGGTCTCTATTTTGCGGACAAGCCTGCTACGGCACATCCTATGCTTTTGCAGTTGGAGCACGACGGCGCTATTGATATCCCTGCTGGAGATGAGGCGTTTGTCATCGAAGATGAGCTCAAGCTTCCTGTCGACGTCGATGTACTGGGCGTCTATCCGCATGCCCATTATCTTGGAAAGAGACTGGAGGGTTACGCCATACTGCCCGATGGAGAAAAGAAATGGCTGGTCCTTATTCGAGATTGGGATATCGATCGGCAGTCAGTCTACCGTTTTAAATTGCCGGTATTTCTGCCGAAAAATACGGTCCTGCACATGCGCTATACCTACGATAATTCGAAGGGCAATGTTCGCAACCCAAACGATCCGCCTATACGGGTGAAGGGCGGGAACCGCTCTGTCGACGAGATGGGCCATCTGTGGCTTCAGGTTCTGCCGCGACCTCTGCCACATACCGAGGAAGATCCCAGGGTTCTTCTCGAGCAGGCATGGATGCAGAACAATCTGCGGAAAGACCCCAAGGATCATACTGCGCTTTACAATCTTGCTTCTGCAGACATGATCTCAGGCGATTATAGGCCTGCTGTCGACCTCTATCGCCGAATTCTAACTGTGACACCGACAGATGTCCGAAGTCTGATTGCCCTTGGAACGGCGCTCGACGGCACCGGAGACTGGCAGCAGGCACGGGGGGAGTACGACAGGGCGTTGACTATCGACCCTCAGAGTGCGGATGCACGCTTCGACCTCGCGCATCTTGAGGCCAAACACGAGAACTATGTGGCGGCTGAACAGGAATATCGTCGCTTGTTGGCGGAGAATCCAAATGATGCTGTTGCACACAATGAGCTGGGGGGGGTGCTCGTTACAGTTGCCCGGACTGCAGAGGCGCGGCAGGAGTTTGAAGCGGCGATCGCTATTGCGCCGAACTTCGATGCGCTGTATAACCTGGCCGGCATTGAAGCGGATAACAACGAGTTGCCCAGCGCGGCGGGGTTATTAGAGCGCGCTCTGAAGCTGCGGGACGATGCTGATGCGCATCAGTTACTAGGGAACATTTATGCTCAGTCCGGAAGGCTCGCGGACGCTCTGGATCAGTTCAAGGCGGTTCAGACTCTGCGGCCTAAAGAAGCGGTGCCGCATCGGCAGCTTGCCCAGCTCTATTCGCAGATGGGACAACTGCGCGACGCAATTAGTGAACAGAATGCTGCCATTAGAATGGAGCCAAAGAATGCAGATGATTGGAATAATCTAGGTGTATTGCACGCTCGCAATGGGGAAGCTGTGTTGGCCCGCAAAGACTTCGAGCACGCTCTGATGTTGGATCCTCAACATGCGGCGGCTCGGGCAAACCTGGCGCGTCTCTGA